TGGTCAGCATGATCTACCCATCATTTTTGTTATATACTTTTTtgtgttcgaaattcatgctaaGTGTCCATCAACTTGTCATGGAGATAATGAATCAATAAAAACTAGCATTAATTATTATTCTCTATAAACATAAGACTCAGATATCACTTCACACTTAAGGGAAGAAATGACAACTTTATTATCTTCTCAAGTAAACATTAAGGAGAGATAAGTCAGCTCAGCAGGTGAAATATTTTTTATGTAATTCTAGTTCAACACGAGGTGGCTGACCGACCCATGGATAGCATAGATTACCTTTTTTTCTAAAGGAATAGTATAAATCTTACAGCCATAGAGACTCTTTTCATGAGAAGACAATTGATAAACCAGTGTATACTGACAACTAAAACAACGAAATCAATACCCTAGATGAATGAAGTCAAATATGTGGGACTGAATTTTCCTTTACTGTAAAAAACCCACACAAATTACGTGATTCCTCCAACTGTACATCAAATCTATCTATTATATTATAATATCAGAAGTAATGCCCTCAAAGTGGAGCAATGGTTAACATATCATGGTCAGCAGGATCTAAATATCAATTTTGTGACATTTTTGTTAAAAGTGTCATGTTGATTCATTCTGACAGAGTAAACGGCGCCAACCAAGTTTTCATGGGGAGTTGGACATAATGAATCAATGAAAAACTCTAGCAGACAAGTACATTTAAATCTTAAGACAAGTACAGTTAAAAGGACCCCTTTTCATGAGAAAATAATCGATAAATTAGGTGGAGATAGTTGTGCAGACAACTCCAACAAAGGGAAATCAATATCCAAAACTTGTCATTACAGACGCCTGAAAGGCCAAAGGGCCTGTATGCCAAAATTCGTATCAAATACACATACAAGAGAGCACAGAAGGTCATGTCTGATCAACAAAGTTGGTGCATGGCAAGAGGCAACAAGAAAGAAAGGTGCGCCATCCTACGACGAATCATAATACATGAATACTATACATAAATCATCACTCTGCCTATGTCTTGACATATGATTTTTCCTGGCCATTGTTCAAATCAGTCATGCATTACAGCATCCTTGACAAGTTAATTCCGTATGGAACAGTCAGACAGCATATGCTTTTTGCAACAAGTAGAGTTCACTTGAGCTACCCTAGCAGCAATGGATAGCTACTGCACACATGAATGAATCGCTAGAAAAACACACAAAAGAGGCACAGTACCTGGGTCTCGATGATGCCCTGCACCACGCACTCCATCAGCCAGGGGCGGATCTAGACGGCGTGCCGAAATTGTGAAGGTCAGTGGGATTTCACTACTAGCTGGATGGAGACAACCTCAGATGTCAATCCCAATGGTCAAAGACTGGGACGGGTTGGAGACAGCAGGAACGCGATGTCGCGGCGAGGAAGAACGGAGATGGCGGTGGggggcgggaggcggaggtgttGGTCGTGGGGACGGGGGCGGGAGCGCGGCGTCGGCGGCCGCTGTTAGGGCACGACGGGGTTGACTCGGAAGGGAGAAGCCGAGGCGACGAGAATACCAGAAAGCGCAGGGAGCAAAGTGGTAAAGCGCATTAGTTCGGTAATGCCCCGCCGAGGAAAGTTCCGCAGTGGCCCTCGTGGGGAGTGGGAATCCCAGTCCtacccctcctccttcctctcttCCACTCcacgcgcacgcacgcacgcaccggTCACCACCTCCCTCGCATTCCCATTTGTTCCACCCCTCTTCCTCGCCctgtccctctctctctctctctctctctctctctctctcagatcTCTCTGCCTCCAATGACCACCGCCGCGGCGAAGACCAGCGCGTAGcggcctctctccccctctcctccggGAGCGCCCCATTCCCGCCATGGCGTCCCCCACGGCGCCGCTTGGCGGCTCCACCCCGTCGGGCCGCGTGCTCGGCCCCGCGCTCGACCGCATCATCAAAAACGCCGCGTGGCGGAAGCACTCGGCGCTCGTCGCCGCGGCCAAGTCGGCGCTCgacctcctctcctcctcctcctaccaCTCGCCCGACCCAACCTCGCCCAACCCCTCGCCGCTCCTCGGCCTGCCCGTCGCCGCGGCCGCCGCCTCGCTGCACGCGCTCATCCTCGCGCTCGAGTCCGCCTCCCCCAAGGTCGCCGACCCCGCGCTCGACTGCGTCGCCAAGCTCCTCtaccaccgcctcctcctcggcGACCTCGGCGAGGCTGCCGACGACTCACCCGCCTCCaagctcctcgccgccgtcctcTCCTGCGGCGCCCTTAACGACGACGCCATGGAGCTCGCCACCCTCCGCGTGCTCCTCGCCGCCGCGCGCTGCCCCTCCATCGCCATCCGCGGCGACGGCCTCGGCCAAATGCTCAAGACCTGCTACAACATATacctcagcagcagcagcggcgCCAATCAGATGTGCGCCAAGCTGGCGCTCGCGCAGGTGCTGGTCATCGTGTTCGCGCGCGTGGAGGTGGACTCCATGGACGTGCGTGTGCCGACGGTGTCCATCGCGGACATGATGGATGTGTCCGATCACCGCCTCAACGACTCCGGCATCGTGCAGGTGGCACAGGGGTTTATAAATGATGCCATGGAAGGGAGTGACGTCCCGGAGCCAGGGACCCCGGTGGCGATGGCTGAGGTCGATGAGAAGGATGATGAGGGGATGAGCAAGATCAGGGAGGATGGGTTAGCACTCTTTAAGAACCTCTGCAAGCTGTCAATGAAGTTCTCAACACCAGATAACCCCGAGGACCAGGTGCTGTTGCGAGGGAAGGTGTTGTCTCTCGAGTTGCTCAAGATGGTTGTGGACAATGCTGGACCATTCTGGAGAAtcaatgaaaagtatgatcacaATTGCTCTTGTTTCACTTATATGCATTTTTAACAATTTAGCTTACTGCATTATCTATCAACACAAATATTGTTACTGCAGTCAATTGGAAGAGTGTTGATGGCTCAAACAACTATGTGAAGGAAGGCATAAAATAGGCAATGTAGAAACATACACTAGTACTAGCTCATGAATTCACACCTTTTCTTTTATTAGGGTATATTAATATTTTGATCCAGGTGGGGTTTGCTTATGTATCTCTCAACATGTTTTTATGAGTTTTGTGGTACGTATAATCAACATGATAATGTGGCATGGGAAAGAAAATATGGTATTGGTTTATGGTAATAGATGCAAATTTACAAGACTTTGAATCCTTGCTGAAAGAGTTAAAGGTTATATAGCTATGGAGGTTCAACGGAACTAGTGTGATGTCTGTGCCGTATTTTGGTATGGAAAAACATATGTGCCAACTCGTTACTTCATGCCCTCTGCCCCGCCGTGACACTTGGCTGATGTCAGCCCAGCCTGTGTCATGCCTCTGCCACTGTGAGCGTCCTATGCCACACCCTTTGCCTGCCCACCAATGGTCATGctttgttctggcccatgccatgACTTGTGTTGAAGTATTTGCTTGTTTGGAGGTATTTTCTCCTTCCTTTTTTTTATAAAGAAATTTTAGGATGGTTGAAGGAGGGTGAGAGCACTGAATGCAGTAAGTAACCACCACTGCCGCTGCTCTCCGAACTCCATTATTTTGTAGTAGTATAATAGAAGATGTTCATCATCTAGCACAAGGTGGAGAAATGGCGGTGGCAAAAATGTGTTCTTTGTTCAGCGAACTTCTTGCAAGTGCATACATGGAACTTTTAACATTTATGAACGTGTATCCATGAAAATGGGAAGGAATAATTCCAACAGAACAATCGAAACCCTGTGTGGTTGAGGTTGTGATTGTACATGTACTTGCAGGATATGAATATGGCTATTCACACAAATTCTGGTCAATATAAAATTATGTAGGAGAGATTACTAGGTTTTCTTTAGTTATTTTTATAAAGGAACATCCCATTTTAGTGTGATCTTGACAAGAGAGTTAAACTTAAATACTGAAGTTTTTTTTCTTTTACTGCAGGTACCTTGGAGCAATAAAGCAGTATCTTTGTTTGTCCTTGTTGAAAAACAGTGCCTTGTCAGCAATGAGTATTTTCCAGCTTTTGTGCTCCATATTTGTGGGTTTGCTGTCAAGATTTAGATCTGGGCTGAAAGAAGAAATTGGAATATTTTTTCCCATGCTTGTCCTAAGGGTTCTTGAGAATGTCCATCAGCCTAGCTTTCTGCAGAAAATGACAGTTCTAAATTTGTTGGAGGACATCTGTAAAGAATCTCAGGTTCTTATTGATATCTTCGTCAACTACGATTGTGATGTTGATGCACCAAATATTTTTGAAAGGTATGCAAATATCGTCCTGATGTGTAGTAAATTCCAGTTATGCTGCAAGTTCTAAAAATGAAAACAATAGAGGGCTGAACCTAGTTTCATGGGCCAAGTCAAGTAAGCAGGGCTGAAGACAATTTGTTTGTTAGTTTTTCAATCTTCTTCCTTCTATGCTTAGAGTAAGTGGAAATGACCTACTTGATCAGCAAGTAAGCGAGCGGTAGTTCAGTATCAGTTTACTCTCATAGAACCCAGAaaaaataatactccctccgtccgaacaAGCTTTTtcgacggagggagtatgtgttTTGCTTCAGCTGAACATTGTAGTCTTAGCTTAGCCACTACCAAGACAAGTTTCTTATTGATATCTTTGTGAGCTACGATTGTGATGTTGATGCACCAAATGTTTTCGGAAGGTATGCAAATTTCTTGCTGATGAGTAGTAAATTCCTTTTATGTTGCAAGTTATAAAAAAATGATAAACAATAGAGGGCCAGGGTAGCCTTGCATTAAGCTGAGAGCACAGTTCTGTGAAAATTGTGGTTCTCTCTCTTTTCGTCACATATTAAAGCACTTCTAATTCCAGCAGATATTTGCAGGATTGTCAATGGACTTCTAAAGACCGCTCTCGGGGTTACTCCTGGAGCCACAACAACATTAACCCCAGTCCAAGACCAAACATTTCGGACTGAGTCAGTCAAGTGCCTTGCTACCATACTCAAATCAATGGGTTCATGGATGGACCAACAGTTGAGAATTGGTGATTTTTCACCCAAAATTTCCGAGGTCTCTTTAAATTCGCTAGACAGTCCTAACATTGGAGAAGATGGGAGTGGAATTGATTATGAACTGCAATCTGACTCTTATAGCCCAGATACATCTGATGCTTCCTCACTTGAGCAACGTCGTGCTTATAAAATAGAACTTCAGGTATGTAAATGTTTGTGTGCTTAGTTTATATTCTCTCCACCTGTAGTGTGTTTTGAGGGAGCACATTTTAGTTACTGATGTTATATTTCGTCCTGCAGAAAGGAATTTCCATGTTTAACAGAAAGCCTTCTAAGGGTATTGATTTTCTCATTAAAAGCAAGAAAATAGGTCAATCCCCAGAAGATGTTGCTTCTTTCTTGAGAAACACTGCTGGTTTAAATGCAACAATGATTGGGGACTATTTGGGTGAAAGAGATGAATTCCCTATCAAAGTTATGCATGCATATGTCGATGCACTGAATTTTGAAGGTATTGACTTCGGTGAAGCCATTAGGTATTACCTGCGAGGTTTCAGGTTGCCTGGGGAAGCACAGAAAATCGACCGGGTCATGGAAAAGTTTGCTGAACGATACTGCAAGTGCAACCCGAATTCTTTTACCAGTGCAGATACTGCATATGTTCTTGCTTATTCTGTAATCATGCTCAATACTGATGCTCATAATATGATGGTCAAGGATAAGGTTTGCCAAATGATTACTTTCATCTGTTGTCAGTAATAACATGCATGCTCATTGATAGGGTTTTCCTTATGCAGATGTCTAGATCTGACTTCATTCGGAACAACCGAGGAATTGATGATGGAAAGGATTTGCCTGAAGTTTATCTGAGTACATTGTATGACCAAATTGTAAAAAATGAGATCAAAATGAGTGCTGATTCATCAGTTCCACAAAACAAGCAACCTAGCAGTGTAATGAAGCTCTTGGGCTTAGACAATATTATAAACCTTGTCAACTGGAAGCAGGCTGAAGATAAGGCACTTGGAGCAAATGACTTACTCATCAAGAACATACAGGAGAAATTCAAAGCAAAGAGCGCGAAATCAGAGTAAGACTGACAATACTCTGCTATAAACAATAGTTTTGCATCTGTTGCTAGACAATTAATTCAACCTTGTGCTACATGCAGATCTGTATTTTATGTTATTACCGATACAACCATTTTGCAATTCATGATGGAGGTTTGTTGGGCCCCTATGATGGCTGCATTCAGCATGACGCTTGACCAATGTGATGATAAGGCTGCAACGTCGCAGTGTTTGCAGGGATTCAGATACGCAGTGCATGTCACCTCCGTAATGTGCATGCAGACGCAAAGAGATGCCTTTGTGACATCTGTAGCCAAGTTCACATACCTTCATTGTGTGGCAGACATGAAACAGAAGAATGTGGATGCTGTGAAGGTAGGAACTTGAATGGCTAAGCAGTACGTTGATGTTCTTTTGCAATTTTTGACCAATGCATAACATGATTAGAAGGACCATATTATGCAAGGCATATCAGGCACGGCTTCTGTTGATCAGTTTAGCATGTATTTTGAGTTTGTACAAAGATAAATGAGGTGGTTCATTTTTTAGAACACTGAGAGAACATGATCTAGGTTGCTTTTGAAAGGTGATGGAGAATACTTTGTTTGGGTGGTAATGAATAAATACATTTACGTGCACACTCTACATTTGTCAACAGAGCTTTCAAACTGTGCGTTAAATTATGCAGCAGAAGGAATACCACAGTACATTATGAGTCTTATTCAAACCTTTTTTTTTTTGCAGAGGCTTTTTTCTCCCATTATTTGGTTCTTTTTCACCACTTTATTCTTTGTTTTCCATACTTGCACTATATTGGAATTTTCAAGAATAAATTGTGTATGCCTATGTAGCCTCTTAATTTTTGTTGATGCCACACTTTGATGACTTCAGAAGTACGTAGGAGCTTGAACTTATCGAAGTATTGAACGCTTGCACAGGTGCACCATGCACTGTATCATACATATACTCTTAAGCTATCATTTATCGTCAATGATGTATGAAGTAATACTTGAATCTAGTATGAGTCTCTTTGTCCATTTTATAACGAGTCATAATTTTTCTACTTAATGTTTTTCACAGGCTATAATATCCATTGCAATCGAAGATGGTGATTATTTGCAGGAAGCTTGGGAGCATGTGCTAACATGTCTTTCACGGTTTGAGCATTTGCATCTTCTTGGAGAAGGGGCACCTACGGATGCTTCCTTTTTGACAGTACCTCTGGTTGATTCAGAAGAAAAAACACAGAAATCAAGTACCAATACAGCCTCAAAACGAACTAATGCTCTTCAGAATCCAGCTGTCATGGCTGCTGTTCGAGGCGGTTCTTATGACAGCACAACAGCAAAAAATAATGCCTCAGCTTTAGTTACTCCTGACCAGATTAACAACTTCATATCAAACATTAATCTATTAGACCAGATTGGCATTTTTGAGTTGAATCATATATTTGCTCATAGCCAAAGATTAAATAGCAATGCAATTGTTACTTTTGTGGAAGCTCTTTGCAAGGTCGCAATCACAGAGTTGCAATCACCTACAGATCCTCGTATCTTCTGCCTAACGAAGATAGTGGAAATTGCGTAAGATTTTTGCAACACCTATTTCCAGAAATAAAGTTACGTCATCAACACTTTCTGAAGTGTTTTAACTCAGAGCTTGATTTGTGCAGGCATTACAATATGAACCGCATACGTTTGGTGTGGTCTCGTATTTGGAAAGTTCTATCTGATTTCTTTGTGTCTGTTGGGTCGTCAGAAAATCTTTCTGTGGCAATATTCGTTATGGACTCCTTGAGGCAGCTAGCCATGAAATTTCTTGAAAGAGAAGAACTAGCAAATTATAATTTCCAGAATGAATTCCTGCGACCTTTTGCGGTGGTTATGCAGAAGAGCAATGCTTCAGAAGTACGAGAACTTGTGGTTCGATGTGTCTCCCAAATGGTTTTGAGTCGTGTTAACAATATAAAATCAGGATGGAAAAGCGTTTTCACGGTGCGTATGGTGTTCTATGGTTATTCTTAGTTTGCCTTGATTATTGTAGCATAACTTTATAGAAGCTAGTTCGACAAATAAATGGAACATTCCTAGTTTACCACTCAATATTTATGACGTTTTATCTTACAGGTTTTTACTGCGGCTGCTGCTGATGATCGAAAAAGCATTGTTCTGTTAGCATTTGAAACTATGGAGAAGATTGTCCGGGACTATTTTCCATACATAACTGAGACTGAAACCACAACATTTACTGATTGTGTTAAATGTCTTATTACATTCACAAGTAGTAAATTTAGCAGCGATGCCAGTCTCAATGCTATTGCTTTTCTTCGGTTCTGTGCTGTGAAACTTGCTGAGGAAGGATTTGTCTGTCATGACAAGGATACCGACCATCAATCAAATAATTTGGATTCTTCAGAGGGGAATGCCATAGTGCACAAGGATGATCATGTTTACTTCTGGGTTCCTTTGCTTGCTGGTAGACTACCTTTTCTTTCACAGAGACTGCTATATTAGTTTGGAAATGCATCACATCCGTAATATTGTTCTTGTTTGAATTTTCACTTTTCCAGGTCTAGCTAGATTGACAACCGACACACGGCCAACTATCAGAAAAGGTGCAGTAGAAGTACTCTTTGACATTTTGAAGGACCATGGAGAACTCTTCTCTCAGTCCTTCTGGACCAATATCTTTGGATCTGTTATTTATCCTCTATTTAATAGTGAAATCTGTACACCCAATGGTCAAAGTGATAGCACTGAGGATGGTTCATGGAATTTTGAAACTAAAACAGTGGCTGTGAAATGTTTAGTGGATCtgtatgttacattttttgatgtGATGCGGCCAGAACTCACTAGAGTTACCTCTGTTGTTACCAGTTTTATCAGAAGCGCTTATAGACAATCTGCTAGCATTGGTATGTCTGTTTTTCAGCGTTTAACAGAAGGGCTTGCAAGCAAACTCTCCAAGGACGAATGGAAAGAGATCTTATTATGCTTTAAAGAATCAGCAGCACATACGTTGGTTGTTTTCGACAAAATAGTTAAGATGATGCAAAATATTGAAATTCCAGAAAGAAACGAGTCTTACTCTGAAGCAGAGAAATATTCAGATCCTGACatagaggatgaagaggaagctAATATGGAAACATCGTCTTATGCCATTGTCAAGATGAAGAACCATATGTCTCTGCAACTCTTAATTGTTCAGGTACTTCAAACCTTGTGCCAGTTTAATTTGCTGATCGCTTTGTATATCATCGTAAATTTTGTTCAATACTCTGCTTTAATTGCACACACAAATAAAATAGGAATTAGAACAAATAAAATACAACAAGAAGTTTGCCTTCATGTTTTGTGTTCGACATGCCAATAGTTATATTAAGATCACACTCACCATTCTGTGGCTTCTCTCCAGGGAATTGTTAAGTTGTATGAGACACACAGGAGATCCTTCTGTGCTGAGCATATGGGCATAATTTTGGAGATGCTATCAGCCATTACGTCCCATGCAAGTGAAGTGAGTTCTGAATCTGCTTTGCACATCAAATTCCACAAAGCATGCTCCCTTCTGGAGATATCTG
The sequence above is a segment of the Aegilops tauschii subsp. strangulata cultivar AL8/78 chromosome 6, Aet v6.0, whole genome shotgun sequence genome. Coding sequences within it:
- the LOC109754842 gene encoding brefeldin A-inhibited guanine nucleotide-exchange protein 1, giving the protein MASPTAPLGGSTPSGRVLGPALDRIIKNAAWRKHSALVAAAKSALDLLSSSSYHSPDPTSPNPSPLLGLPVAAAAASLHALILALESASPKVADPALDCVAKLLYHRLLLGDLGEAADDSPASKLLAAVLSCGALNDDAMELATLRVLLAAARCPSIAIRGDGLGQMLKTCYNIYLSSSSGANQMCAKLALAQVLVIVFARVEVDSMDVRVPTVSIADMMDVSDHRLNDSGIVQVAQGFINDAMEGSDVPEPGTPVAMAEVDEKDDEGMSKIREDGLALFKNLCKLSMKFSTPDNPEDQVLLRGKVLSLELLKMVVDNAGPFWRINEKYLGAIKQYLCLSLLKNSALSAMSIFQLLCSIFVGLLSRFRSGLKEEIGIFFPMLVLRVLENVHQPSFLQKMTVLNLLEDICKESQVLIDIFVNYDCDVDAPNIFERIVNGLLKTALGVTPGATTTLTPVQDQTFRTESVKCLATILKSMGSWMDQQLRIGDFSPKISEVSLNSLDSPNIGEDGSGIDYELQSDSYSPDTSDASSLEQRRAYKIELQKGISMFNRKPSKGIDFLIKSKKIGQSPEDVASFLRNTAGLNATMIGDYLGERDEFPIKVMHAYVDALNFEGIDFGEAIRYYLRGFRLPGEAQKIDRVMEKFAERYCKCNPNSFTSADTAYVLAYSVIMLNTDAHNMMVKDKMSRSDFIRNNRGIDDGKDLPEVYLSTLYDQIVKNEIKMSADSSVPQNKQPSSVMKLLGLDNIINLVNWKQAEDKALGANDLLIKNIQEKFKAKSAKSESVFYVITDTTILQFMMEVCWAPMMAAFSMTLDQCDDKAATSQCLQGFRYAVHVTSVMCMQTQRDAFVTSVAKFTYLHCVADMKQKNVDAVKAIISIAIEDGDYLQEAWEHVLTCLSRFEHLHLLGEGAPTDASFLTVPLVDSEEKTQKSSTNTASKRTNALQNPAVMAAVRGGSYDSTTAKNNASALVTPDQINNFISNINLLDQIGIFELNHIFAHSQRLNSNAIVTFVEALCKVAITELQSPTDPRIFCLTKIVEIAHYNMNRIRLVWSRIWKVLSDFFVSVGSSENLSVAIFVMDSLRQLAMKFLEREELANYNFQNEFLRPFAVVMQKSNASEVRELVVRCVSQMVLSRVNNIKSGWKSVFTVFTAAAADDRKSIVLLAFETMEKIVRDYFPYITETETTTFTDCVKCLITFTSSKFSSDASLNAIAFLRFCAVKLAEEGFVCHDKDTDHQSNNLDSSEGNAIVHKDDHVYFWVPLLAGLARLTTDTRPTIRKGAVEVLFDILKDHGELFSQSFWTNIFGSVIYPLFNSEICTPNGQSDSTEDGSWNFETKTVAVKCLVDLYVTFFDVMRPELTRVTSVVTSFIRSAYRQSASIGMSVFQRLTEGLASKLSKDEWKEILLCFKESAAHTLVVFDKIVKMMQNIEIPERNESYSEAEKYSDPDIEDEEEANMETSSYAIVKMKNHMSLQLLIVQGIVKLYETHRRSFCAEHMGIILEMLSAITSHASEVSSESALHIKFHKACSLLEISEPAVIHFENESYQSYLKLLQALLHDNPSLSREMNIESQIMLVSVKILRKYLNCAGQEPSKDASCKDPVVHWALPLSAAKKEELSARTPLVLHVMRLLGGLERECFRRNLPLLFPLLANLVRCEHSSREVQVALYDVFQSSIGPIISV